A genomic stretch from Bos javanicus breed banteng chromosome 29, ARS-OSU_banteng_1.0, whole genome shotgun sequence includes:
- the SMCO4 gene encoding single-pass membrane and coiled-coil domain-containing protein 4 isoform X1: MSSGSTWSSLARRIPPGSLLAVDSGQSLSRSSEALPAHPVLDAEKLKCHGWHGAGIIQITFPGSQFAETTEASSSWKLKKRRSGALT, translated from the exons ATGAGCAGTGGATCCACTTGGAGCAGCCTTGCTCGAAGAATACCCCCAGGATCTCTCCTTGCTGTgg ACTCTGGACAATCTCTCAGTAGAAGTTCAGAGGCTCTTCCTGCCCATCCTGTTTTGGATGCTGAGAAGTTGAAATGCCATGGCTGGCATGGTGCTG GAATAATCCAAATCACCTTTCCTGGAAGTCAGTttgctgaaactactgaagccagcaGTTCTTGGAAGTTGAAGAAAAG